One region of Haloprofundus salilacus genomic DNA includes:
- a CDS encoding Hvo_1808 family surface protein has translation MRRTLAVVVAVLMVLSGCAGFVGSENPTATPDGTDAVDDTSGTSDSADGVDSTDDAPPAGDAPGSDSGDAMAENPPDPDSDKLGWEGGYWYNETLSVDQSDGLNESELNAVVNRSMARVEYIRGLEFEGSVPVEVISRAEFRNQSSGNSADYPPQRRAFDNAKFEALFMINESTDSIAVQNTNTGSSVGGYYSPADEKIVIVSENTTSPKLNEVTLSQELFHALQDQKFDLTSYNQSTREKHNAVDGIVEGDGNYVDWLYEQRCDAEWDCLEDSARGGGGGLANYGPYLIQYQPYSDGPAFVRQLRERGGWEAVNAAYENPPASTEQVIHPNRYPDDKPVEPKVTDRTSGTWQRLEPEGRPNYGELGEAGVNAMLVYPIYETRGQTQIIPARHWYNLNESGEVEQFDPFNYDHPYTDGFRGDRFVAYQNDAGETGYVWKLVWDNSSQATEFLDGYERVLQFRSAEKVQDASGPGTVYRIDEGDNGFADAFRVVQQGDTVYIVNAPTVDELSNVRSSQS, from the coding sequence ATGCGACGTACACTCGCGGTCGTGGTCGCCGTGTTGATGGTGCTGTCGGGGTGCGCCGGATTCGTCGGTTCTGAGAACCCGACGGCGACGCCCGACGGTACCGACGCAGTGGACGACACCTCCGGAACCTCCGACTCGGCCGACGGCGTCGATTCAACCGACGACGCCCCGCCGGCCGGTGACGCGCCCGGCTCCGACAGCGGAGACGCGATGGCCGAGAACCCGCCGGATCCCGACTCCGACAAACTCGGCTGGGAGGGCGGCTACTGGTACAATGAGACGCTCTCGGTCGACCAGTCGGACGGTCTCAACGAGTCCGAACTCAACGCGGTCGTCAACCGCTCGATGGCGCGCGTCGAGTACATCCGTGGTCTGGAGTTCGAGGGATCGGTCCCCGTCGAAGTCATCTCGCGGGCGGAGTTCCGTAACCAGTCGTCCGGCAATAGCGCGGACTATCCGCCGCAGCGCCGCGCGTTCGACAACGCGAAGTTCGAGGCGCTGTTCATGATAAACGAGTCGACCGACTCCATCGCTGTCCAGAACACCAATACGGGGAGCTCCGTCGGCGGCTACTACAGCCCTGCAGACGAGAAAATCGTCATCGTCAGCGAGAACACCACCTCGCCGAAACTGAACGAGGTGACGCTCTCGCAGGAACTGTTCCACGCGCTCCAGGACCAGAAGTTCGACCTCACGAGCTACAACCAGTCGACGCGCGAGAAACACAACGCCGTCGACGGCATCGTCGAGGGGGACGGTAACTACGTCGACTGGCTGTACGAACAGCGCTGCGACGCCGAGTGGGACTGCCTCGAAGACAGCGCCCGAGGCGGCGGCGGTGGTCTCGCCAACTATGGACCGTACCTCATCCAGTACCAGCCGTACAGCGACGGTCCGGCGTTCGTCCGACAGCTCCGCGAACGCGGCGGGTGGGAGGCGGTCAACGCCGCCTACGAGAACCCGCCGGCGAGCACCGAGCAGGTAATCCACCCGAACCGCTACCCCGACGACAAACCGGTCGAACCCAAGGTGACCGACCGGACGAGCGGGACGTGGCAGCGACTCGAACCGGAGGGACGGCCGAACTACGGCGAACTCGGCGAGGCGGGCGTGAACGCGATGCTCGTCTACCCCATCTACGAGACGCGGGGACAGACGCAGATAATCCCCGCCCGTCACTGGTACAACCTCAACGAGAGCGGCGAAGTCGAGCAGTTCGACCCGTTCAACTACGACCACCCCTACACGGACGGGTTCCGAGGTGACCGCTTCGTCGCCTACCAGAACGACGCGGGCGAGACGGGCTACGTCTGGAAACTCGTCTGGGACAACTCCTCGCAGGCCACCGAGTTCCTCGACGGCTACGAACGAGTCTTACAGTTCCGCAGCGCCGAGAAAGTCCAGGATGCGTCCGGACCGGGGACGGTCTACCGCATCGACGAGGGTGACAACGGGTTCGCCGACGCGTTCCGTGTCGTCCAACAGGGCGACACCGTCTACATCGTCAACGCGCCGACGGTAGACGAACTGTCGAACGTCCGGTCGTCGCAGTCGTAA